In Felis catus isolate Fca126 chromosome A3, F.catus_Fca126_mat1.0, whole genome shotgun sequence, a single genomic region encodes these proteins:
- the FBXO41 gene encoding F-box only protein 41, whose amino-acid sequence MASLDLPYRCPRCGEHKRFRSLSSLRAHLEYSHTYETLYILSKTNSICDGAAAAAAAAAAASGFPLTPEPAALLAVPGARREVFESTSFQGKEQAAGPSPATPHLLHHHHHHAPLAHFAGDLVPASLPCEELAEPGLVPAAAARYALREIEIPLGELFARKSVASSACSTPPPGPGPGPASASPASPSPADVAYEEGLARLKIRALEKLEVDRRLERLSEEVEQKIAGQVGRLQAELERKAAELETARQESARLGREKEELEERASELSRQVDVSVELLASLKQDLVHKEQELSRKQQEVVQIDQFLKETAAREASAKLRLQQFIEELLERADRAERQLQVISSSCGSTPSASLGRGAGGSGAGPGPRGPGRMREHHAGPAMPSTYAVSRHGSSPSTGASSRVPAASQSSGCYDSDSLELPRPEEGAPEDSGPGGLSTRAQAANGGSERTQPPRSSGLRRQAIQNWQRRPRRHSTEGEEGDVSDVGSRTTESEAEGPSDAPRSGPAMAGPLSSCRLSARPEGGSGRGRRAERGSPSRSNEVISPEILKMRAALFCIFTYLDTRTLLHAAEVCRDWRFVARHPAVWTRVLLENARVCSKFLAMLAQWCTQAHSLTLQNLKPRQRGKKESKEEYARSTRGCLEAGLESLLKAAGGNLLILRISHCPNILTDRSLWLASCYCRALQAVTYRSATDPVGHEVIWALGAGCREIVSLQVAPLHPCQQPTRFSNRCLQMIGRCWPHLRALGVGGAGCGVQGLASLARNCMRLQVLELDHVSEITQEVAAEVCREGLKGLEMLVLTATPVTPKALLHFNSICRNLKSIVVQIGIADYFKEPSSPEAQKLFEDMVTKLQALRRRPGFSKILHIKVDGGC is encoded by the exons ATGGCCTCGCTGGACCTGCCGTACCGCTGCCCCCGCTGCGGGGAGCACAAGCGCTTCCGGAGCCTGTCGTCGCTGCGCGCGCACCTGGAGTACAGCCACACGTACGAGACGCTCTACATCCTCTCCAAGACCAACAGCATCTGCGACGGCGCCGCAGCCGCTGcagccgccgctgccgccgcctcGGGCTTCCCGCTGACGCCCGAGCCCGCCGCCCTGCTGGCAGTGCCGGGCGCCCGGCGCGAGGTCTTCGAGAGCACGTCCTTCCAGGGCAAGGAGCAGGCGGCCGGGCCGTCGCCCGCTACGCCGCACCTGCtgcaccaccatcaccaccacgcGCCCCTCGCCCACTTTGCCGGCGACCTGGTTCCCGCCAGCCTGCCCTGCGAGGAGCTGGCTGAGCCCGGCCTCGTGCCCGCAGCCGCCGCGCGCTACGCGCTGAGAGAGATCGAAATCCCGCTGGGGGAGCTGTTCGCCCGCAAGTCCGTGGCCTCCTCGGCTTGCTCGACGCCGCCGCCCGGGCCGGGACCCGGGCCCGCCTCCGCCTCCCCCGCGTCCCCCTCACCCGCTGATGTGGCTTACGAGGAGGGCCTGGCGCGCCTCAAGATCCGTGCGCTGGAGAAGCTGGAGGTCGACCGGCGGCTGGAGCGGCTGAGCGAAGAGGTGGAGCAGAAGATCGCAGGCCAGGTGGGTCGGCTGCAAGCCGAGCTGGAACGCAAGGCGGCAGAGCTGGAGACGGCGCGACAGGAGAGTGCGCGGCTGGGGCGCGagaaggaggagctggaggagcgTGCTTCCGAGCTCTCGCGCCAGGTGGACGTGAGTGTGGAGCTGCTCGCCTCACTCAAGCAGGACCTGGTGCACAAGGAACAGGAGCTGAGCCGCAAGCAGCA GGAGGTGGTACAGATCGACCAGTTCCTGAAGGAGACGGCGGCGCGGGAGGCCAGCGCCAAGCTGCGGCTGCAGCAGTTCATCGAGGAGCTGCTCGAGCGGGCTGACCGGGCCGAGCGGCAGCTGCAGGTCATCAGCAGCAGCTGTGGCAGCACGCCCAGCGCCAGCCTGGGCCGTGGAGCCGGGGGAAGCGGTGCCGGGCCCGGCCCCCGGGGTCCAGGCAGAATG CGAGAACACCACGCGGGCCCGGCCATGCCTAGCACATACGCCGTGTCAAGGCATGGCTCCTCTCCCAGCACAGG ggcctccAGCCGTGTCCCTGCTGCATCCCAGAGCTCAGGCTGCTATGACAGTGACAGTCTGGAGCTACCCCGGCCAGAAGAGGGGGCCCCCGAGGACAGTGGCCCTGGGGGCTTGAGCACACGGGCCCAGGCTGCCAACGGCGGCTCGGAGCGTACCCAGCCCCCTCGCAGCTCAGGCCTGCGGCGCCAGGCCATCCAGAACTGGCAGCGCAGACCCCGCCGACACAGCacggagggggaggagggtgatGTCTCGGACGTGGGCTCCCGAACCACGGAGTCAGAGGCTGAGGGCCCCTCAGATGCCCCCCGCTCTGGGCCTGCTATGGCCGGGCCACTGAGCAGCTGCCGGCTCTCAG CCCGCCCCGAGGGAGGCAGTGGGCGGGGTCGGCGAGCTGAGAGGGGCAGCCCCTCACGCTCCAACGAGGTCATCAGCCCAGAGATCCTCAAGATGCGAGCCGCCCTGTTCTGCATCTTCACCTATCTGGACACACGCACGCTGCTGCACGCTGCCGAGGTCTGCCGGGACTGGCGCTTTGTGGCTCGTCACCCCGCGGTCTGGACACGGGTGCTGCTGGAGAATGCCCGCGTCTGTTCCAAG TTCCTGGCGATGCTGGCTCAGTGGTGCACCCAGGCCCACTCGCTGACGCTGCAGAACCTGAAGCCCCGGCAGCGGGGCAAGAAGGAGAGCAAGGAAGAATATGCCCGGAGCACCCG AGGCTGCCTGGAAGCAGGGCTGGAGTCCCTGTTGAAGGCCGCTGGGGGGAACCTGCTGATCCTGCGCATCTCCCACTGTCCCAACATCCTCACTGACCGCTCACTCTGGCTGGCCAGCTGCTACTGCCGTGCCCTGCAGGCCGTCACCTACAG GAGTGCCACAGACCCCGTGGGCCACGAGGTCATTTGGGCTCTGGGTGCAGGCTGCAGAGAGATTGTCTCCCTCCAGGTGGCGCCACTTCACCCTTG CCAGCAGCCCACGCGCTTCAGTAACCGCTGCCTGCAGATGATCGGCCGCTGTTGGCCCCACCTTCGGGCCCTGGGGGTTGGGGGCGCTGGCTGTGGGGTGCAGGGCCTGGCATCACTCG CAAGAAACTGCATGCGGCTGCAGGTCCTGGAGCTGGACCATGTGTCGGAGATCACCCAGGAGGTGGCAGCTGAGGTCTGCCGGGAAGGCCTGAAGGGACTGGAGATGTTGGTGCTCACGGCCACCCCCGTCACCCCCAAGGCCCTGCTGCATTTCAACA GCATTTGCCGGAACCTCAAGTCCATCGTGGTCCAGATTGGGATTGCTGATTATTTCAAAGAGCCCAGCAGTCCTGAGGCCCAGAAGCTGTTTGAGGACATGGTGACAAAACTCCAG GCCCTACGACGGAGGCCCGGCTTCTCTAAGATCCTGCACATCAAGGTGGACGGCGGCTGCtaa